In Vicugna pacos chromosome 10, VicPac4, whole genome shotgun sequence, the following proteins share a genomic window:
- the NUMA1 gene encoding nuclear mitotic apparatus protein 1 isoform X3: protein MTLHATRVAALLSWVNSLRVADPVQAVLQLQDCSVFIKIIDSIHGTDEGQQLLQHPVPERLEFVCSFLQKNRKHPSSPECLVSVQKVMEGSELELAKMTMLLLYHSTMSSRSPRDWEQFEYKIQAELAVILKFVLDHEDGLNLNEDLENFLQKAPVPSPCSSTTSEELSPPSHQAKREVRFLELQKVASSSGNNFLSGSPASPMGDILQTPQFQMRRLKKQLADERNNRDELELELAENRKLLTEKDAQIAMMQQRIDRLALLNEKQAASPLEPRELEELRSKNESLTIRLHETLKQCQDLKTEKSQMDRKINQLSEENGDLSFKLREFASHLQQLQGALNELTEEHSKVTRESGEKQAHLEKELSTALQDKKCFEEKNEILQGKLSQLEEHLAQLRENPPREKGEVLGDVLQLETLKQEGATLAADNAQLRAQVEALETERGQREAKLLAERSHFEEEKQQLTGLIAELQGSLSNLSKAKEELEQASQAEGAHLSAQVARLTTELTAHNATIQQQDQELASLKQQAKAEQAQLTQALQQQEQASEVLRQQVEQLSNSLKQKERQLEEAAKEQEAARRDHAQQLATAAEEQETSLRERDAALQQLEALEKEKAAKLEVLQQQLQAANKAQDSAQASVAQAQQEKAELSRKVEDLHACVEAARQEQSEAQAQVVELKAQLRSEQQKAIERERVAQEKAQLQEQVRALEESLKVTKGSLEEEKRRAADTLGEQQRRISRLEAETRSLMEQHKQEQKELEEEKAGRKGLEARLQQLGEAHQAKTEALRQELAEAIASQREAESECEQLAKEVATWRERYEDSQQEEAQYGAMFQEQLMTLKEECEKARQELQEAKEKVAGIEAHSELQMGRQQSELAQLHANLARALQQVQEKEVRAQKLADDLSALQEKMAATSKEVARLEALVRKAGEQQETASRELLKEPPRAGDRESEWLEEQQGRPFCSTQAALQAMEREAEQMGSELERLRAALMESQGQQQEERGQQEREVARLTQERGRAQADLALEKAAKAELEMRLQNALNEQRVEFAALQEALAHALMEKEGKDQELAKLLGQEAAQRAELKELQQTVEHLKEQLARKEEAHPQSPGVASQEDASGSGTQSEAAGKTEGKGPELEALRAEVSRLEQQCREHQEKASSLERSLEAERASHAERADALETLRGQLEQKAQELGSGQDALATAQRELATLHTKAQEHSKAEDEWKAQVARSQQEAERKNSLISSLEEEVSILNRQVLEKEGESKELKRLVIAESEKSQKLEERLRLLQAETASNSARAAERSSALREEVQSLREEAEKQRVASESLRQELASQAERAEELGQELKAWQEKFFQKEQALSALQLEHTSTQALVSELLPAKHLCQQLQAEQAAAEKRHREELEQSKQAAGGLRAELMRAQRELGELVPLRQKVAEQERAAQQLRAEKASYAEQLSMLKKAHGLLAEENRGLGERATLGRQFLEVELDQAREKYGQELAAVRADAETRLAEMQREAQSTARELEVMTAKYEGAKVKVLEERQRFQEERQKLTAQVEQLEVFQREQTKQVEELSKKLADHDQASKVQQQKLKAQGGESQQEAQRLQAQLTELQAQLSQKEQAAEHYKLQMEKAKTHYDAKKQQNQELQEQLRGLEQLQVENKELRAEADRLGRELQQAGLKTKEAEQTCRHLTTQVRSLEAQVAHADQQLRDLGKFQVATDALKSREPQAKPQLDLSIDSLDLSCEEGTPLTITSKLPRTQPDGTSIPGEPASPISQRLPPKKLDVEEPDSANSSFYSTQSAPASQAGPRATSSTQSLARLGSPDDGSSALLSLPGYRPTTRSSARRSQAGVSSGAPPGRNSFYMGTCQDEPEQLDDWNRIAELQQRNRVCPPHLKTCYPLESRPSLSLPTITDEEIKTGDPRETLRRASMQPTQIAEGVGITTRQQRKRVSSEPHQGPGTPESKKATSCFPRPMTPRDRHEGRRQNTAEAQKKAAPAVVKQADRRQSMAFSILNTPKKLGNSLLQRAASKKAPPKASPNTRSGTRRSPRIATTTASAATAAAVAAATATPRAKVKAKH, encoded by the exons GTGAACAGTCTGCGTGTGGCTGACCCAGTGCAGGCTGTGCTTCAGCTCCAGGACTGCAGCGTCTTCATCAAGATCATTGACAGCAT CCACGGCACTGATGAGGGGCAACAATTGCTACAGCATCCGGTGCCAGAGAGACTGGAATTTGTGTGCAGTTTTCTGCAGA AAAACCGAAAACATCCCTCTTCGCCAGAATGCCTGGTGTCAGTGCAGAAGGTGATGGAGGGGTCAGAGCTGGAACTGGCCAAG ATGACCATGCTGCTCTTATACCACTCCACCATGAGCTccagaagtcccagggactgggAACAGTTTGAATACAAGATTCAG GCTGAGTTAGCTGTCATTCTCAAATTTGTGTTGGACCATGAGGATGGGCTAAATCTGAATGAGGACCTAGAGAACTTCTTGCAGAAAG CTCCTGTCCCTTCCCCCTGTTCCAGTACCACATCTGAAGAACTctccccacccagccaccaggccAAGAGGGAGGTTCGCTTCCTAGAGCTACAGAAAGTTGCCTCTTCCAGTGGGAACAA CTTCCTCTCAGGTTCTCCAGCCTCTCCCATGGGTGACATTCTGCAGACCCCACAATTCCAGATGAGACGGCTGAAGAAGCAGCTTGCAGATGAGAGAAATAATCGAgatgagctggagctggagctggcggAGAACCGCAAGCTCCTCACTGAGAAGG ATGCACAGATAGCCATGATGCAGCAGCGCATTGACCGCCTGGCTCTGCTGAACGAGAAGCAGGCAGCCAGTCCGCTGGAGCCCAGGGAGCTTGAGGAGCTCCGTAGCAAGAATGAGAG CCTCACCATACGGCTCCATGAAACTCTGAAGCAGTGCCAGGACCTGAAGACAGAGAAGAGCCAGATGGATCGCAAAATTAACCAACTTTCTGAGGAGAATGGGGACCTTTCTTTTAAG CTGCGGGAGTTTGCCAGTCACCTGCAGCAACTCCAGGGGGCCCTCAACGAACTGACGGAAGAGCACAGCAAGGTCACGCGGGAGTCGGGGGAGAAGCAGGCCCACCTGGAGAAGGAGCTCAGTACAGCCCTGCAGGACAAG AAATGCTTTGAAGAGAAGAATGAAATCCTTCAGGGAAAACTTTCACAGCTGGAAGAACATTTGGCCCAGCTGCGGGAGAATCCACCCCGGGAGAAGGGCGAGGTGCTGGGTGACGTCTTGCAG CTGGAAACCCTCAAGCAGGAGGGAGCCACTCTTGCTGCAGACAACGCCCAGCTCCGAGCCCAGGTGGAGGCACTAGAGACTGAGCGGGGCCAGCGGGAAGCCAAGCTGCTTGCTGAGCGGAGCCACTTTGAAGAAGAAAAGCAGCAGCTGACTGGCCTGATTGCCGAGCTGCAGGGCTCCCTGTCCAACCTCAGCAAGGCCAAGGAAGAGCTGGAGCAGGCCTCCCAGGCTGAGGGGGCCCACCTGTCTGCCCAGGTAGCCAGGCTGACCACCGAGCTCACTGCCCACAACGCCACCATCCAGCAGCAGGATCAAGAACTGGCCAGCCTGAAGCAGCAGGCCAAAGCAGAGCAGGCGCAGCTCACGCAGGCCCTCCAGCAGCAGGAACAGGCCTCTGAGGTTCTCCGCCAGCAGGTGGAGCAGCTGAGCAACAGCCTGAAGCAGAAAGAGCGGCAGTTGGAAGAGGCTGCCAAGGAGCAGGAGGCGGCCCGGCGAGACCATGCCCAGCAACTGGCCACTGCGGCCGAGGAGCAGGAGACCTCTTTACGGGAGAGGGATGCAGCCCTCCAGCAGCTGGAGGCATTGGAGAAGGAGAAGGCTGCCAAGCTGGAAGTCCTGCAACAGCAGCTTCAGGCTGCTAACAAAGCCCAGGACAGTGCCCAGGCCTCAGTGGCACAGGCCCAGCAGGAGAAGGCAGAGCTGAGCCGAAAGGTGGAGGACCTCCATGCCTGTGTCGAGGCAGCCCGCCAGGAGCAGTCGGAGGCCCAGGCCCAGGTGGTAGAGCTGAAGGCCCAGCTGAGGTCTGAGCAGCAAAAAGCAATCGAGAGAGAAAGGGTGGCCCAGGAGAAGGCCCAGCTCCAGGAGCAGGTCCGGGCCCTTGAGGAGTCCTTGAAGGTCACGAAGGGCAGCCTGGAAGAGGAGAAGCGCAGAGCCGCAGACACACTGGGAGAGCAGCAGCGTCGTATCTCCAGGCTGGAGGCAGAGACTCGGAGCCTCATGGAGCAGCACAAGCAGGAACAGAAGGAGCTAGAAGAAGAGAAGGCTGGGCGTAAGGGGCTGGAGGCCCGATTACAGCAGCTCGGGGAGGCCCATCAGGCCAAGACAGAAGCCCTGCGGCAGGAGCTGGCTGAGGCTATAGCCTCCCAGCGCGAGGCCGAGAGTGAGTGTGAGCAGCTTGCAAAGGAGGTGGCCACCTGGCGCGAGCGGTATGAGGATAGCCAGCAAGAGGAGGCACAGTATGGCGCCATGTTCCAGGAACAGCTGATGACCCTGAAGGAGGAATGTGAGAAGGCCCGCCAGGAGCTGCAGGAGgcaaaggagaaggtggcaggGATAGAGGCCCACAGTGAGCTCCAGATGGGCCGGCAGCAGAGTGAGCTCGCTCAGCTCCATGCCAACCTGGCCAGGGCCCTGCAGCAGGTCCAGGAGAAGGAGGTCAGGGCCCAGAAGCTTGCAGATGACCTCTCCGCCCTGCAGGAGAAGATGGCTGCCACCAGTAAGGAGGTGGCCCGCCTGGAGGCCTTGGTCCGCAAGGCGGGTGAGCAGCAAGAGACGGCCTCCCGGGAGCTACTCAAGGAGCCCCCGAGGGCAGGAGACAGAGAGTCGGAGTGGCTGGAAGAGCAGCAGGGACGCCCTTTCTGCAGCACACAGGCTGCACTGCAGGCCATGGAGCGTGAGGCAGAGCAAATGGGCAGTGAGCTGGAGAGGCTGCGGGCTGCGCTGATGGAGAGTCAGGGGCAGCAGCAGGAAGAGCGTgggcagcaggagagggaggtggcGCGGCTGACCCAGGAGCGGGGCCGGGCCCAAGCTGACCTTGCCCTAGAGAAGGCCGCCAAGGCAGAGCTTGAGATGCGGCTGCAGAATGCCCTCAATGAGCAGCGTGTGGAGTTTGCTGCCCTGCAGGAGGCACTGGCACATGCCCTGATGGAAAAGGAGGGGAAGGACCAGGAGCTGGCCAAGCTTCTTGGGCAGGAGGCAGCCCAGAGGGCAGAGCTGAAGGAGCTTCAGCAAACTGTAGAGCACCTGAAAGAACAGCTGGCCCGGAAAGAAGAGGCGCACCCACAGTCTCCAGGGGTGGCCAGCCAAGAAGATGCTTCCGGGTCAGGAACCCAGTCTGAGGCTGCTGGAAAGACCGAGGGAAAAGGTCCTGAGCTGGAGGCTCTGCGGGCGGAGGTGAGCAGGCTGGAGCAGCAGTGCCGCGAGCATCAGGAGAAGGCCTCCAGCCTGGAACGCAGCCTCGAGGCTGAGCGCGCCTCCCACGCTGAGCGGGCTGATGCTCTGGAGACTTTGCGGGGCCAGTTAGAGCAGAAGGCGCAGGAGCTGGGGAGCGGACAGGACGCCTTAGCCACAGCCCAAAGGGAGCTGGCCACCCTCCACACCAAGGCCCAAGAACACAGCAAGGCTGAGGATGAGTGGAAGGCCCAGGTGGCACGGAGCCAGCAGGAGGCTGAGAGGAAAAACAGCCTCATCAGCAGCTTGGAGGAGGAAGTGTCCATCCTGAACCGCCAGGTGCTGGAGAAGGAGGGCGAGAGCAAGGAGTTGAAGCGGCTGGTTATCGCTGAGTCAGAGAAgagccagaagctggaagagcgGCTGCGCCTGCTCCAGGCGGAGACGGCCAGCAACAGTGCCAGGGCTGCCGAACGCAGCTCCGCTCTGCGGGAGGAGGTCCAGAGCCTCcgggaggaggcagagaagcagCGGGTGGCTTCTGAGAGCCTGAGGCAGGAGCTGGCCTCGCAGGCCGAGCGAGCAGAAGAGCTGGGCCAGGAGTTGAAGGCATGGCAGGAGAAGTTCTTCCAGAAGGAGCAGGCCCTCTCTGCCCTGCAGCTGGAGCACACCAGCACACAGGCCCTGGTGAGCGAGCTGCTGCCTGCTAAGCACCTGTGCCAGCAACTGCAGGCTGAGCAGGCAGCGGCTGAGAAACGCCATCGGGAGGAGCTGGAGCAGAGCAAGCAGGCAGCTGGGGGGCTGCGGGCGGAGCTGATGCGGGCCCAGCGCGAGCTCGGGGAGCTGGTGCCCCTGCGGCAGAAGGTGGCAGAGCAGGAGCGAGCAGCCCAGCAGCTGCGGGCGGAGAAGGCCAGCTACGCAGAGCAGCTGAGCATGCTGAAGAAGGCTCACGGCCTGCTGGCAGAGGAGAACCGGGGGCTGGGCGAGCGGGCCACCCTCGGCCGGCAGTTTCTGGAAGTGGAGCTGGACCAGGCCCGGGAGAAGTATGGCCAAGAGCTGGCAGCTGTACGTGCTGATGCTGAGACCCGTCTAGCTGAGATGCAGCGGGAAGCGCAGAGCACTGCCCGGGAGCTGGAGGTGATGACTGCCAAGTACGAGGGTGCCAAGGTCAAGGTACTGGAGGAGAGGCAGCGATTccaggaggagaggcagaaacTCACTGCCCAG GTGGAGCAGCTAGAGGTATTTCAGAGAGAGCAAACTAAGCAG gTGGAGGAACTGAGTAAGAAGCTAGCTGACCATGACCAAGCCAGCAAGGTGCAGCAGCAGAAGCTGAAG GCCCAGGGAGGTGAGAGCCAACAAGAGGCCCAGCGCCTCCAGGCCCAGCTGACTGAGCTGCAGGCCCAGCTGAGCCAGAAGGAGCAGGCTGCTGAGCACTACAAGCTGCAG ATGGAGAAGGCCAAGACTCATTATGATGCCAAGAAGCAGCAGAACCaagagctgcaggagcagctGCGGGGCCTGGAGCAGCTGCAGGTAGAGAACAAGGAGCTGCGGGCAGAAGCGGACCGGCTAGGCCGGGAGCTgcagcaggctgggctgaagacCAAGGAGGCCGAGCAGACCTGCCGTCACCTCACCACCCAGGTGCGCAGCCTGGAGGCACAG GTCGCCCATGCTGACCAGCAGCTTCGGGACCTGGGCAAATTCCAGGTGGCGACAGATGCCTTAAAAAGCCGGGAGCCCCAGGCTAAGCCTCAGCTGGACTTGAGTATTGACAGCCTGGATCTAAGCTGCGAGGAGGGAACCCCACTCACTATCACCAG CAAGTTGCCTCGTACCCAACCAGATGGCACCAGCATCCCCGGAGAGCCAGCCTCGCCCATCTCCCAGCGTCTGCCCCCCAAG AAGCTAGATGTGGAGGAGCCAGACAGTGCCAACTCCTCCTTCTACAGCACGCAGTCTGCCCCTGCTTCCCAGGCAGGCCCGAGAGCCACCTCCTCCACCCAGTCTCTAGCCCGCCTGGGCTCTCCTGACGACGGCAGCTCGGCTTTGCTTAGTCTGCCTGGCTACCGGCCCACTACCCGCAGCTCTGCTCGCCGCTCCCAGGCCGGGGTGTCCAGCGGGGCCCCTCCAG GCAGGAACAGCTTCTACATGGGCACTTGTCAGGATGAGCCCGAGCAGCTGGATGACTGGAACCGCATTGCAGAGTTGCAGCAGCGTAATCGAGTATGCCCCCCGCACTTGAAGACTTGCTACCCTCTGGAGTCCAGG CCTTCCCTGAGCCTGCCTACCATCACAGACGAGGAGATAAAAACTGGTGACCCCCGGGAGACCCTGCGCCGAGCCAGCATGCAGCCAACCCAGATAGCTGAGGGCGTCGGCATCACCACCCGGCAGCAGCGCAAACGGGTCTCCTCAGAGCCCCACCAGGGCCCTGGCACCCCTGAG TCTAAGAAGGCCACCAGCTGTTTCCCTCGCCCCATGACTCCCCGGGACCGACATGAAGGGCGCAGACAGAACACTGCTGAGGCCCAGAAGAAAGCAGCTCCAGCAGTTGTAAAACAG GCTGACCGCCGCCAGTCAATGGCCTTCAGCATCCTTAATACACCCAAGAAGCTTGGAAACAGCCTTCTGCAGAGGGCAGCCTCGAAGAAAGCCCCGCCCAAGGCCTCCCCCAACACCCGCAGTGGAACCCGCCGCTCTCCTCGCATTGCCACCACCACAGCCAGCGCCGCCACTGCTGCTGCCGTCGCTGCTGCCACTGCCACCCCTCGGGCCAAGGTCAAG gcaaagCACTAA